One window of Thermodesulfobacteriota bacterium genomic DNA carries:
- a CDS encoding NADH-quinone oxidoreductase subunit J — protein METVVFYVFAALALAGALMVISFRNPVSSALSLVLTLVSTAVLFVLLLAHFIAVVQILVYAGAIMILFLFTVMFLNLKSDKLIFEAKNLGFKVSILLVILLFVGYFASLGFKDGVMKKTLGVSEMDGFGSIQGVGTSLLTEYLLPFELTSVLILVAIIGVVAIAKKRAN, from the coding sequence TTGGAAACTGTAGTCTTTTATGTATTTGCAGCGCTTGCGCTGGCAGGAGCGCTTATGGTGATTTCGTTTAGAAATCCAGTCTCCAGCGCCCTTTCATTGGTACTAACTTTAGTCTCTACTGCAGTGCTTTTTGTCCTCTTACTAGCTCATTTCATAGCGGTTGTTCAGATACTTGTATACGCCGGCGCAATAATGATCTTATTCCTGTTTACTGTGATGTTCCTGAACTTGAAATCGGATAAATTAATTTTTGAAGCTAAAAATTTAGGTTTTAAGGTAAGTATTCTTTTGGTGATTCTTTTATTTGTCGGTTACTTTGCGAGCCTTGGGTTTAAAGACGGGGTAATGAAGAAAACCTTAGGAGTCTCTGAGATGGACGGCTTTGGCTCTATTCAAGGGGTTGGAACAAGTCTTCTTACGGAGTATTTACTGCCTTTTGAGCTCACGTCTGTATTAATTCTCGTTGCAATAATTGGTGTTGTAGCAATAGCAAAAAAGAGGGCTAATTAA